Proteins encoded in a region of the Streptomyces sp. NBC_00258 genome:
- a CDS encoding SGNH/GDSL hydrolase family protein, with translation MANSGYARYVALGDSQTEGLGDDDGTGNPRGWADRLAEQIARTDPGLLYANLAVRGRLAGEVRSEQLAPALALRPDLATVVAGVNDVLRPRFDADEVAEHLEAMFAALTASGARVATLTFPDFARIVPAARPIGHRVTALNSRIREAARRHGVVVADAEPHPVATDLRLWSPDRLHASPRGHALIAAAVAEALAVPGSDDSWIHPLPADASMRSGLRAVGTELRWAGSFLGPWLARRLRGRSSGDGREAKRPTLLPVAHAIEDPSRGPVHSRRIE, from the coding sequence ATGGCGAACAGTGGCTACGCGCGGTACGTCGCCCTGGGCGACAGCCAGACCGAGGGCCTCGGTGACGATGACGGCACAGGGAACCCGAGAGGGTGGGCGGACCGGCTCGCCGAGCAGATCGCGCGGACCGACCCCGGCCTCCTGTACGCCAACCTCGCAGTCCGTGGGCGCCTTGCGGGCGAGGTGCGCTCGGAGCAGTTGGCTCCCGCGCTGGCGCTGCGCCCGGACCTGGCGACGGTCGTCGCCGGCGTCAACGACGTGCTGCGGCCCCGCTTCGACGCGGACGAGGTGGCCGAGCACCTGGAGGCGATGTTCGCCGCGCTCACCGCGAGCGGTGCCCGCGTCGCGACGCTGACCTTCCCCGACTTCGCGCGGATCGTCCCGGCCGCCAGACCCATCGGCCACCGGGTCACCGCACTGAACAGCCGCATTCGCGAGGCGGCCCGACGCCACGGTGTGGTGGTGGCCGACGCGGAGCCTCACCCGGTGGCCACCGACCTCCGCCTGTGGAGCCCCGACCGGCTGCACGCGAGCCCGCGCGGCCACGCCCTGATCGCCGCCGCGGTCGCCGAGGCGCTCGCCGTACCGGGAAGCGACGACAGCTGGATCCACCCTCTGCCCGCCGACGCGTCCATGCGTTCAGGGCTGCGCGCCGTCGGGACCGAGCTGCGTTGGGCCGGCTCCTTCCTCGGACCCTGGCTCGCCCGGCGCCTGCGCGGCCGCTCGTCCGGTGACGGCCGGGAAGCCAAGCGACCCACCCTCCTTCCGGTGGCCCATGCCATCGAAGACCCCTCGCGAGGGCCCGTTCACAGTCGTCGCATTGAGTAA
- a CDS encoding PadR family transcriptional regulator, which yields MALRNAVMAALLEGEASGYDLAKGFEASVANFWMATPQQIYRELERMEGEGLVAARVVQQERRPNKRLFSLTDEGLAAVRAYTAEPPAKPTAIRDELLVKVQCVDVGDMEAVRTAVAQRMELAATKIARYERVREWLLAGRTEDEYFTTAERIGPYLTCLRGLSLERDNLTWGEVTLKRLAQRAEALASPARD from the coding sequence ATGGCTCTTCGCAACGCGGTGATGGCGGCGCTTCTGGAGGGTGAGGCGTCGGGGTACGACCTTGCCAAGGGGTTCGAGGCGTCGGTCGCCAACTTCTGGATGGCCACACCGCAGCAGATCTATCGCGAGCTGGAGCGCATGGAAGGCGAGGGCCTCGTCGCCGCTCGCGTCGTACAGCAGGAGCGCCGTCCGAACAAACGGCTGTTCTCGCTCACCGACGAGGGCCTTGCCGCCGTACGGGCCTACACCGCCGAACCGCCCGCCAAACCGACGGCGATCCGGGACGAGCTGCTGGTCAAGGTGCAGTGCGTGGACGTCGGCGACATGGAGGCCGTACGAACCGCCGTCGCCCAGCGCATGGAGCTGGCCGCGACCAAGATCGCGCGCTACGAGCGGGTACGGGAATGGCTGTTGGCCGGACGTACCGAGGACGAGTACTTCACCACCGCCGAACGCATCGGGCCCTACCTCACCTGTCTGCGGGGCCTGTCCCTCGAACGGGACAACCTGACCTGGGGCGAGGTGACTCTCAAGCGACTCGCACAGCGTGCGGAGGCGCTTGCTTCCCCGGCACGCGACTGA
- a CDS encoding VOC family protein, whose product MACRISELVLDCADPDRLAVFWCEVLGYVELGREDDGSIEIGPPDAGFGGPQPTLVLSPSSDPRAGKLPLHIDVNATDRDQDAELERLLALGARPADVGQTGAESWHTLADPEGNEFCLLRARIKPL is encoded by the coding sequence ATGGCATGCCGCATCAGTGAACTGGTTCTCGACTGCGCAGACCCCGACCGGCTCGCCGTATTCTGGTGCGAGGTCCTCGGCTACGTCGAACTCGGCCGGGAGGACGACGGAAGCATCGAGATCGGGCCGCCCGACGCCGGCTTCGGCGGCCCGCAGCCCACTCTCGTCCTGAGCCCCAGCAGTGACCCGCGGGCCGGGAAGCTCCCACTGCACATCGACGTCAACGCCACCGACCGTGACCAGGACGCCGAGTTGGAGCGGCTGCTCGCCCTCGGCGCCAGGCCTGCCGATGTCGGCCAGACCGGCGCCGAGAGCTGGCACACCCTGGCCGACCCGGAAGGCAACGAATTCTGCCTCCTGCGTGCCCGGATCAAGCCCCTCTGA
- a CDS encoding discoidin domain-containing protein produces MTDQSSSPRLSRRSLVTTGSTLLAGFGLGSLLPASTASAAVSDASAAPSSPRELALYRPVTVSSTAYAPTPGSFVVDRLASPGVRGSGWRSAAGDPQWISIDLQAACEVTWIRLTFEADASDPVFTPPTAGNPANGTTGKEIQSSYAVEYVVETSTDRESWTSVYRTTAGTGGVVNIQLPRPVTARWVRMTSRKRSNPNPLGLNGFEVYGSPKGHRPSATGWTDWDRQSGPAPKLVVADDGTVPVESGWRLTLDDWADADGEELSKTTVDTSDWLPATVPGTVLGSLVDQGKLPDPVAGLNNLHVPEALSRHAWWYKRDFELPRGLRTGAGRRIWLEFDGINHKADIWLNGKQVGDLTYPFARSAHDVTKLLSTGGENALAVKITPMPVPGSPGDKGPAGEAWVDAGANQMNLNSPTYLASSGWDWMPAVRDRAAGIWNHVRLRSTGHVVIGDPRVDTLLPKLPDVSVAELTIVVPVRNADTTDHRATVSAAFDGVRVSKVVTVPAGESIDVTFTPDAFGRLRLRNPKLWWPNGLGDPALHDLTLVASLDGAESDRRTTRFGIRQFGYEYEVPLPFTASDDAYTQSVTFDRQQAQYVRIKCLTRASGWGNSLWTLSVSDSVRPSVDLALHAPADASTKDGDDHGPANATDGDAGTRWSSAYEDDQWIRVDLGSPQSFDRVDLTWEQAYAKTYLVQVSSNDADWTDVASVDNSAVPLPFDNGNASLRVEDFAPRTARYVRIACGVRNTSWGNSLWSLGVIDSAEPGTDLALRQKATASTEESDHPASHATDGDAGTRWSSQYEDHQWIQVDLGSAKRFDRVAIVWEPAYPKTYVIQVSDDGDTWTDVKSVSNTPDPLKISVNGVRVLARGGNWGWDELLRRMPPERMDAAVRMHRDMNFTMIRNWVGTCDREEFFAACDEHGILVWNDFPNAWAMDPPDHDAFNSIARDTVLRYRTHPSVVIWCGANEGNPPAAIDKGMRQAVEQQVPGILYQNNSAGGIITGGGPYGWVEPEKYFDPSTYGSKDFGFHTEIGMPVVSTAASMRNMTGDEPEWPIRGAWYYHDWSERGNQAPHTYKAAVEARLGETEDLDDFARKAQFVNYENTRAMFEAWNANLWDNASGLMLWMSHPAWHSTVWQTYDYDFDVNGTYYGARTACEPLHVQADPKGQVLAVNHTRKDLKNATVSARLFDLSGRQLGRTTSVRLDVAPAATAKAFTSAWTDSLPDLHLLRLTLEGSDGRVLSRNTYWRHRTAAAMRALTKAPQTRVSGTVTGLSRSGSRHELTATVRNHGRSVAAMVRLSLLNDKTGHRVLPTLYSDNYLWLLPGESQTVTLSWPARALPSHHPLLKVEAYNSRSSTARP; encoded by the coding sequence ATGACAGATCAGTCGAGCTCGCCACGCCTGTCGCGACGCTCCCTCGTCACCACGGGTTCCACCCTGCTGGCGGGGTTCGGACTTGGTTCCCTGTTGCCCGCGTCGACCGCCTCCGCTGCCGTCTCCGACGCCTCGGCCGCGCCCTCCTCACCTCGTGAGCTGGCGCTGTACCGCCCTGTCACGGTCTCTTCGACGGCCTACGCGCCCACTCCGGGCTCGTTCGTGGTCGACCGGCTCGCCTCACCGGGAGTGCGGGGCAGCGGATGGCGGTCCGCGGCGGGCGACCCGCAGTGGATCTCGATCGATCTGCAGGCCGCCTGCGAGGTCACCTGGATCCGCCTCACGTTCGAAGCCGACGCGAGCGACCCGGTGTTCACTCCCCCGACCGCGGGAAATCCCGCCAACGGCACCACGGGCAAGGAGATCCAGTCGAGTTACGCGGTCGAGTACGTGGTCGAGACATCGACCGATCGCGAGTCCTGGACCAGCGTGTACCGCACGACGGCGGGCACGGGCGGAGTGGTGAACATCCAGCTCCCACGCCCGGTCACCGCACGCTGGGTGCGGATGACCTCGCGCAAGCGCTCCAACCCCAATCCCCTCGGTCTGAACGGCTTCGAGGTCTACGGCAGCCCCAAGGGGCACCGGCCGTCGGCCACCGGCTGGACGGACTGGGACAGGCAGTCCGGGCCCGCGCCCAAGCTGGTGGTCGCCGACGACGGCACGGTGCCGGTGGAGTCGGGCTGGCGGCTGACCCTCGACGACTGGGCCGACGCCGACGGCGAGGAGCTGTCGAAGACGACTGTCGACACCAGCGATTGGCTGCCGGCCACCGTACCCGGCACGGTTCTGGGCTCACTGGTGGACCAGGGCAAACTGCCCGATCCGGTCGCCGGACTGAACAACCTCCATGTCCCCGAGGCCCTCTCGCGGCACGCGTGGTGGTACAAGCGGGACTTCGAGCTGCCGCGCGGGCTGCGCACCGGGGCCGGCCGGCGGATCTGGCTGGAGTTCGACGGCATCAACCACAAGGCCGACATCTGGCTCAACGGCAAGCAGGTGGGCGACCTGACGTATCCCTTCGCCCGATCGGCCCACGACGTGACCAAGCTGCTCTCGACGGGCGGGGAGAACGCGCTCGCGGTGAAGATCACGCCGATGCCTGTGCCCGGCAGCCCCGGCGACAAGGGCCCCGCCGGTGAGGCCTGGGTGGACGCGGGTGCCAACCAGATGAACCTCAACTCGCCCACCTACCTGGCTTCTTCGGGCTGGGACTGGATGCCGGCGGTACGCGACCGGGCCGCAGGCATCTGGAACCACGTCCGGCTGAGATCCACCGGCCATGTCGTGATCGGCGATCCTCGTGTCGACACCCTCCTGCCGAAGCTGCCCGACGTGTCGGTCGCCGAACTGACCATCGTCGTTCCGGTCCGCAACGCCGACACGACCGACCACAGGGCGACGGTCTCCGCGGCCTTCGACGGCGTACGGGTGTCCAAGGTCGTCACCGTGCCGGCGGGCGAGAGCATCGACGTCACGTTCACCCCCGACGCCTTCGGGCGACTGCGGCTGCGCAACCCGAAACTGTGGTGGCCCAACGGGCTCGGCGACCCCGCTCTGCACGACCTCACCCTGGTCGCCTCGCTCGACGGCGCCGAGAGCGACCGCCGCACCACCCGGTTCGGCATCCGCCAGTTCGGCTACGAGTACGAGGTGCCGCTGCCGTTCACCGCCTCCGACGACGCCTACACCCAGTCGGTGACCTTCGACCGGCAACAGGCCCAGTACGTACGCATCAAGTGCCTGACCAGGGCCTCCGGTTGGGGCAACTCGCTGTGGACGCTGTCCGTGTCCGACAGCGTACGCCCCTCCGTCGACCTCGCCCTGCACGCACCCGCCGACGCGTCGACCAAGGACGGGGACGACCACGGCCCGGCCAACGCGACGGACGGTGATGCCGGCACCCGCTGGTCCTCGGCCTACGAGGACGACCAGTGGATCCGGGTCGACCTGGGCTCCCCTCAGTCGTTCGACCGGGTCGACCTGACCTGGGAACAGGCGTACGCGAAGACGTATCTGGTGCAGGTCTCGTCGAACGACGCCGACTGGACCGATGTCGCGTCGGTGGACAACAGCGCTGTGCCACTGCCCTTCGACAACGGCAACGCCAGCCTGCGGGTCGAGGACTTCGCTCCGCGCACCGCCCGTTACGTCCGTATCGCCTGCGGGGTGCGCAACACGAGCTGGGGCAACTCCCTGTGGTCCCTCGGCGTCATCGACAGCGCCGAGCCCGGAACCGACCTGGCCCTGCGTCAGAAGGCGACCGCCTCGACCGAGGAGTCCGACCACCCGGCCTCGCACGCCACCGACGGCGACGCGGGAACCCGCTGGTCGTCCCAGTACGAGGACCACCAGTGGATCCAGGTCGATCTGGGATCCGCGAAGAGGTTCGACCGGGTGGCGATCGTGTGGGAGCCGGCCTACCCGAAGACCTACGTGATCCAGGTGTCCGACGACGGGGACACATGGACCGACGTGAAGTCCGTGTCCAACACCCCCGACCCTCTGAAGATCAGCGTGAACGGAGTGCGGGTCCTGGCCCGCGGCGGCAACTGGGGCTGGGACGAACTGCTGCGCCGGATGCCGCCGGAGCGGATGGACGCGGCGGTACGAATGCACCGCGACATGAACTTCACCATGATCCGCAACTGGGTGGGCACATGCGACCGGGAGGAGTTCTTCGCCGCCTGCGACGAGCACGGGATCCTGGTGTGGAACGACTTCCCCAACGCGTGGGCCATGGACCCGCCGGACCACGACGCCTTCAACTCGATCGCGCGGGACACCGTCCTGCGCTACCGCACCCACCCCAGCGTGGTGATCTGGTGCGGAGCCAACGAGGGCAACCCGCCTGCGGCCATCGACAAGGGCATGCGCCAGGCCGTCGAACAGCAGGTCCCCGGCATCCTCTACCAGAACAACTCGGCCGGCGGCATCATCACCGGTGGCGGTCCGTACGGCTGGGTCGAGCCGGAGAAGTACTTCGATCCGTCCACGTACGGCAGCAAGGACTTCGGCTTCCACACCGAGATCGGTATGCCGGTGGTGTCCACCGCGGCCAGTATGCGGAACATGACGGGCGACGAGCCCGAGTGGCCGATACGCGGCGCGTGGTACTACCACGACTGGAGCGAGCGCGGGAACCAGGCACCGCACACGTACAAGGCAGCCGTCGAGGCCCGTCTCGGAGAGACCGAGGACCTGGACGACTTCGCCCGCAAGGCCCAGTTCGTCAACTACGAGAACACGCGCGCCATGTTCGAGGCGTGGAACGCGAACCTGTGGGACAACGCCAGCGGCCTGATGCTGTGGATGTCCCATCCCGCGTGGCACAGCACGGTCTGGCAGACCTACGACTACGACTTCGATGTCAACGGCACCTACTACGGCGCCCGGACGGCGTGCGAGCCCCTGCACGTCCAGGCCGACCCGAAGGGCCAGGTCCTGGCCGTCAACCACACGCGCAAGGACCTCAAGAACGCCACCGTCTCGGCCCGGTTGTTCGACCTGTCGGGCCGACAGCTGGGCAGGACCACGAGCGTACGGCTGGACGTGGCACCGGCCGCCACCGCGAAGGCGTTCACCAGCGCCTGGACCGACAGCCTGCCCGACCTGCACCTCCTGCGCCTGACTCTGGAGGGCAGTGACGGCCGTGTTCTGTCCCGCAACACGTACTGGCGCCATCGCACCGCGGCCGCCATGCGGGCGTTGACCAAGGCGCCGCAGACCAGGGTGTCCGGAACGGTGACGGGCCTGTCCCGTTCCGGAAGCCGTCACGAACTGACCGCCACCGTCCGCAACCACGGTCGGTCCGTCGCCGCCATGGTCCGGCTGTCGCTGCTCAACGACAAGACCGGCCATCGTGTGCTGCCGACGCTCTACAGCGACAACTACTTGTGGCTGCTGCCCGGCGAGTCACAGACCGTCACCTTGTCCTGGCCCGCCCGCGCTCTGCCGTCACACCACCCGCTCCTGAAGGTGGAGGCGTACAACAGCCGCTCCTCGACAGCACGCCCGTAG
- a CDS encoding glycoside hydrolase family 27 protein codes for MTSHPQVRTPAATRLTRRATAVAIATVLAVTAAPAATAQTAVDRGAVDQGAPDYYDSGLAPTPYMGWNTYYGLGAPTEQAVRSVADKLVSSGLRDSGYDIVWLDGGWQADNPRDAKGRLAAHPDRFPSGIPALVSYLHKRGLKAGIYTDAGAYDGGKTCGLGSRGHYEEDARQFAGWKIDAVKVDFLCGIGAKLDPGPAFKEFSDAVAKSGRKMLLNLCNPLTDDWGLPHTPEQDAHNSYVYAPTIADSWRTGTDIAWGTPSPGQWPNVLRNMDANAWHPEAQGPGHYNDPDYLIPMRRMSDGSLELTQEESTTQFVMWAEMGSPLVIGSDPRTLSDAMIETLRNPEIIAVDQDPLAIQGVRVASDSVGDVYSKVLAGDGRRAVVLLNRSDKAVERTVRFSDVGLGGGVKVRDLRARADRGTHTDSYTVEVPAHGTAFLKLTGADALPGTSLGQKATASPAVVREGDTLTTFLRGPHGSLVQHTTSADGNGRARPRDLGGPTKGRILGQPAAYASAGGRIDVFVRGTDSRVYRRVFADGRWGNWQSLGGRVTDAPSVAFTGPGHWTLFATGSDGQVVQRGPSSGWSSLGAPGDRPVYGRPSATVDAQGRVHVAVRSAADDVWTRSREASTSGEWSPWTSLGGTVSGSPTLVTVGDAVVLYARASDYTLWQQRYENGGWQGWTKRQEFPGAAFEGALGAVAGPGGTVDAVFRGVDGYVHRTQFK; via the coding sequence GTGACTTCACACCCGCAGGTCCGCACACCCGCGGCGACCAGACTGACGCGCCGTGCCACCGCGGTCGCGATCGCAACCGTTCTGGCGGTGACCGCCGCGCCGGCGGCCACGGCGCAGACCGCCGTCGATCGGGGCGCCGTCGACCAGGGCGCGCCCGACTACTACGACAGTGGTCTCGCGCCGACGCCCTACATGGGCTGGAACACCTACTACGGGCTGGGCGCACCCACCGAACAGGCGGTGCGCTCCGTAGCGGACAAGCTGGTCAGCAGCGGTCTGCGTGACAGCGGGTACGACATCGTGTGGCTGGACGGCGGCTGGCAGGCCGACAACCCACGTGACGCGAAAGGGCGGTTGGCCGCCCATCCGGACCGCTTTCCCTCCGGCATCCCGGCATTGGTCTCCTACCTGCACAAACGCGGCCTGAAGGCGGGCATCTACACCGACGCCGGCGCCTACGACGGCGGAAAGACCTGCGGCCTCGGCAGCAGGGGCCACTACGAGGAGGACGCCCGGCAGTTCGCCGGCTGGAAGATCGACGCGGTCAAGGTCGACTTCCTGTGCGGGATCGGCGCCAAGCTCGATCCGGGCCCGGCGTTCAAGGAGTTCAGCGACGCGGTGGCCAAGTCGGGCCGCAAGATGCTGCTCAACCTCTGCAACCCCCTCACCGACGACTGGGGCCTGCCGCACACACCCGAGCAGGACGCGCACAACTCGTACGTCTACGCCCCGACGATCGCCGACTCCTGGCGAACCGGCACGGACATCGCCTGGGGCACCCCGAGCCCCGGACAGTGGCCCAACGTGCTGCGCAACATGGACGCGAACGCCTGGCATCCCGAGGCGCAGGGGCCGGGCCACTACAACGACCCGGACTACCTCATCCCCATGCGGCGCATGAGCGACGGATCCCTGGAACTGACGCAGGAGGAGTCCACCACGCAGTTCGTGATGTGGGCCGAGATGGGCTCGCCACTGGTCATCGGATCCGACCCGCGCACCCTGTCCGACGCGATGATCGAGACGCTGCGCAACCCGGAGATCATCGCCGTCGACCAGGACCCCCTCGCCATCCAGGGCGTACGGGTGGCCAGTGACTCCGTCGGCGACGTCTACAGCAAGGTCCTCGCAGGTGACGGCAGGCGCGCGGTCGTGCTGCTCAACCGCTCCGACAAGGCGGTCGAGCGCACGGTCCGGTTCTCCGACGTCGGGCTCGGCGGCGGGGTGAAGGTGCGTGACCTGCGGGCCAGGGCCGACCGGGGCACCCACACCGACTCGTACACGGTCGAGGTCCCCGCGCACGGCACCGCGTTCCTGAAGCTGACCGGCGCCGACGCGCTGCCCGGCACCAGCCTGGGGCAGAAGGCAACGGCGAGCCCGGCAGTAGTGCGCGAGGGCGACACGCTCACGACCTTCCTCCGTGGACCGCACGGTTCCCTCGTCCAGCACACGACCTCCGCCGACGGCAACGGCAGGGCCCGGCCCCGGGATCTCGGTGGCCCCACGAAGGGCAGGATCCTTGGCCAGCCCGCCGCGTACGCCTCGGCCGGCGGCCGGATCGACGTCTTCGTGCGCGGTACCGACTCCAGGGTGTACCGGCGGGTCTTCGCCGACGGCCGCTGGGGCAACTGGCAGAGCCTGGGCGGCCGGGTGACCGACGCACCGTCGGTGGCGTTCACCGGCCCCGGGCACTGGACACTGTTCGCCACCGGCTCCGACGGGCAGGTCGTGCAGCGCGGCCCGTCGTCCGGATGGTCCTCGCTCGGTGCACCCGGTGACCGGCCGGTGTACGGACGGCCGTCCGCCACCGTCGACGCCCAGGGGCGGGTCCACGTGGCCGTTCGCTCCGCGGCGGACGACGTGTGGACGCGGTCCAGGGAGGCATCGACGTCGGGGGAGTGGTCGCCGTGGACATCGCTCGGCGGGACCGTCAGCGGCAGCCCGACGCTCGTCACCGTGGGAGACGCGGTGGTGCTGTACGCGCGGGCCTCCGACTACACGCTCTGGCAGCAGCGGTACGAGAACGGCGGCTGGCAGGGCTGGACCAAGCGGCAGGAGTTCCCCGGCGCGGCCTTCGAGGGCGCGCTCGGAGCGGTGGCCGGGCCGGGCGGCACCGTCGACGCGGTGTTCCGCGGAGTCGACGGCTACGTGCACCGGACCCAGTTCAAATAA
- a CDS encoding ABC transporter substrate-binding protein, giving the protein MTNHQTGRRRFLAGLGAAGTTALLSGCVTSTSSGKSSSKGAVTLQSNVSAPQAKAAMEDLVAAYAKKGSGRAGLNTVAAETFRTQLPTYLTSANPPDVYTWYPGSVADAYAKKDLLLDLGEVWSSSPDLKNYSKALNSLCTSSSGKKVFVPATYYWWGMFYRKSNFAKWGVSEPKSWDDFLDLCDKLKSKGVDPIGLGAGGNTAWVASAWFDYLDIRINGAEYHRELLAGKHRFDDPEVRKVFDRWQEVLPYFDPNGDAVPFQDATTTLLNGRSGMMLIGTFFADAAPKDALDDIDFFRFPVIDPKIPLAEEAPVDGYFASARTGRRDQVVDLMSYLATAESQEIYIKGSSGTVLPCNPKAKDAGTALVKKGRAHVEEAAEITQFFNRDSSDALQPTADTALTRFLAKPKEIGSILTGWQRDAEKIWNA; this is encoded by the coding sequence ATGACGAACCATCAGACCGGCCGACGCCGGTTCCTCGCAGGACTCGGTGCCGCCGGGACGACGGCGCTGCTCAGCGGCTGTGTCACCTCCACCTCCTCCGGCAAGAGCTCCTCCAAGGGCGCGGTGACCCTCCAGTCCAACGTGTCCGCACCGCAGGCCAAGGCCGCGATGGAGGACCTCGTCGCCGCGTACGCGAAGAAGGGGTCGGGGCGCGCCGGCCTCAACACGGTCGCCGCGGAGACCTTCCGCACCCAGCTGCCGACCTACCTGACCTCCGCCAACCCGCCGGACGTGTACACCTGGTACCCCGGCTCGGTGGCGGACGCCTACGCGAAGAAGGACCTGCTGCTGGACCTCGGTGAGGTCTGGAGCTCCTCGCCCGACCTCAAGAACTACTCCAAGGCACTGAACTCCCTGTGCACGTCGAGCTCGGGCAAGAAGGTCTTCGTCCCCGCCACCTACTACTGGTGGGGCATGTTCTACCGGAAGTCCAACTTCGCGAAGTGGGGCGTGAGCGAGCCCAAGAGCTGGGACGACTTCCTCGACCTGTGCGACAAGCTCAAGAGCAAGGGCGTCGACCCGATCGGCCTCGGCGCGGGCGGCAACACCGCGTGGGTGGCCTCGGCCTGGTTCGACTACCTCGACATCCGGATCAACGGCGCCGAGTACCACCGCGAACTCCTCGCCGGAAAGCACCGGTTCGACGACCCCGAGGTGCGCAAGGTCTTCGACCGCTGGCAGGAGGTGCTGCCGTACTTCGACCCGAACGGCGACGCCGTCCCCTTCCAGGACGCCACGACCACTCTGCTCAACGGTCGCAGCGGCATGATGCTCATCGGCACCTTCTTCGCCGACGCGGCGCCCAAGGACGCCCTGGACGACATCGACTTCTTCCGTTTCCCCGTCATCGACCCGAAGATCCCGCTCGCCGAAGAGGCCCCGGTCGACGGCTACTTCGCCAGCGCCCGCACCGGCCGCCGCGACCAGGTCGTCGACCTGATGAGCTACCTCGCCACCGCCGAGTCCCAGGAGATCTACATCAAGGGCTCGTCGGGCACCGTCCTGCCGTGCAACCCGAAGGCGAAGGACGCGGGCACCGCCCTGGTGAAGAAGGGCCGCGCGCACGTGGAGGAGGCGGCCGAGATCACCCAGTTCTTCAACCGGGACTCCAGCGACGCCCTCCAGCCCACCGCGGACACCGCACTGACCCGGTTCCTGGCCAAGCCGAAGGAGATCGGCAGCATTCTGACCGGCTGGCAGCGCGACGCCGAGAAGATCTGGAACGCCTGA
- a CDS encoding carbohydrate ABC transporter permease — MAVLTASERKSPAPPSPRGRRTGGPRRTPPLVLAFVLVPLLAEAVWVFWPALQGFYLALTRWDGVSPPQFVGLENFREMAHDEVFRSAAGNTVLWLVLFGGLSALLGLAAALLLQQERRGVGFYRAALFLPVVFSLVATALVWQAIYQPDGVLNQLLESVGLGSLRHAWLADQDTALYAVIVPALWRQIGYVMVLYLAGLKGIDPALYEAAKVDGASAWQRLRHVTLPQLRSVNAVVLSVIVIDSLRSFDVVWSLTRGGPYHSSELLSTYMYSTAFQSLRLGYGSALAVVIFVLAFGVICSYLVRAFREAD; from the coding sequence ATGGCAGTCCTGACCGCGTCCGAACGGAAGTCCCCGGCCCCGCCGTCGCCCCGCGGCAGGCGGACCGGGGGCCCGCGCCGTACGCCTCCGCTGGTGCTCGCGTTCGTCCTCGTCCCGCTCCTCGCCGAAGCGGTATGGGTGTTCTGGCCCGCCCTGCAGGGCTTCTACCTCGCCCTCACCCGCTGGGACGGGGTCTCCCCACCACAGTTCGTCGGCCTGGAGAACTTCCGGGAGATGGCCCACGACGAGGTCTTCCGCAGCGCGGCCGGCAACACCGTGCTGTGGCTCGTGCTCTTCGGCGGCCTCTCAGCCCTGCTCGGCCTGGCGGCCGCGCTGCTGCTCCAGCAAGAGCGGCGCGGCGTCGGCTTCTACCGCGCGGCCCTGTTCCTGCCCGTCGTCTTCTCCCTGGTCGCCACCGCCCTCGTCTGGCAGGCGATCTACCAGCCCGACGGCGTCCTGAACCAACTCCTGGAATCGGTCGGCCTCGGCAGCCTGCGTCATGCCTGGCTCGCCGACCAGGACACCGCGCTGTACGCGGTGATCGTGCCCGCGCTGTGGCGGCAGATCGGCTACGTCATGGTCCTCTATCTCGCCGGCCTCAAGGGCATCGACCCGGCTCTGTACGAGGCTGCCAAGGTCGACGGCGCGAGTGCCTGGCAACGCCTCCGGCACGTCACCCTGCCCCAACTCCGCAGCGTCAACGCGGTCGTCCTGTCCGTCATCGTCATCGACTCGCTGCGCTCCTTCGACGTCGTGTGGTCGCTGACCCGCGGCGGCCCCTACCACTCGTCCGAGCTGCTGAGCACCTACATGTACTCAACCGCCTTCCAGTCCCTGCGCCTCGGCTACGGCTCCGCACTCGCCGTCGTCATCTTCGTCCTCGCCTTCGGCGTCATCTGCTCCTACCTCGTCCGCGCGTTCCGGGAGGCCGACTGA